The following proteins are co-located in the Salinigranum halophilum genome:
- a CDS encoding carbohydrate ABC transporter permease → MSTVGSHRLSQRVRSVGVYAALYGAAALFLVPYAYMVSTSIKPEQYTFTSQPYWIPPELTTRWYEAVLAGAPIIQWGVNTFIIAATTTVLVVILDSMIAFSLTKLEWPGKRIVFTIIVASFMVPVFANMVPLYTIITDFGLINNPLAVILPFSAMPIGVFLFTQFFNDLPDSVIEAAKLDGFSTFQIYYKIVLPLMKPAIAALSLYTFVYTWNQFLWPLIVLQGQQQFTLPVGIVTMQPTQVFQPGAEMAGTFLAVLPLFVVFLILQEHLVNAVQMQGTTG, encoded by the coding sequence ATGAGCACCGTCGGGTCACACCGTCTGTCCCAGCGAGTCCGCTCTGTCGGCGTCTACGCCGCGCTGTACGGCGCGGCGGCGCTCTTTCTCGTGCCGTATGCGTACATGGTGTCGACCTCGATCAAACCCGAGCAGTACACGTTCACGAGCCAACCCTACTGGATTCCCCCGGAGCTCACGACCCGCTGGTACGAGGCCGTCCTCGCGGGCGCACCGATCATCCAGTGGGGGGTCAACACGTTCATCATCGCGGCGACCACGACGGTGCTCGTGGTCATCCTCGACTCGATGATCGCGTTCTCGCTGACCAAACTCGAGTGGCCGGGCAAGCGCATCGTGTTCACGATCATCGTCGCCTCGTTCATGGTGCCGGTGTTCGCGAACATGGTGCCGCTGTACACCATCATCACCGACTTCGGGCTCATCAACAACCCGCTGGCGGTCATCTTACCGTTCAGCGCGATGCCCATCGGCGTGTTCCTGTTCACGCAGTTCTTCAACGACCTGCCGGACTCGGTCATCGAGGCTGCGAAGCTCGACGGCTTCTCGACGTTCCAGATCTACTACAAGATCGTGTTACCGCTCATGAAGCCGGCCATCGCTGCGCTGTCGCTGTACACGTTCGTCTACACGTGGAACCAGTTCCTCTGGCCGCTCATCGTGCTCCAGGGACAACAGCAGTTCACCCTGCCCGTCGGCATCGTCACGATGCAGCCGACGCAGGTGTTCCAGCCGGGTGCGGAGATGGCGGGGACCTTCCTCGCGGTCCTCCCGCTGTTCGTCGTCTTCCTCATCCTGCAAGAACACCTGGTGAACGCCGTGCAGATGCAGGGGACGACCGGATAA
- a CDS encoding glycoside hydrolase family 2 protein, whose translation MSIEQREATATQRTSRSLAGSWTFRLDPDDRGRDESWTATDDWRDDECLSVDVPHAWQELESCRDYTGVAWYRRRVTVDDLPETHVARLRFGAVDYETTVWVNGVECGGNRGGYLPFEVDVTEALDPGENVVTLRVDDPENIDEIPHGKQGDPWYTRVSGVWQDVTLETRPQTHVDGVRVTPDLDDDSATVDVDVVGVESVTALDARVHVERDGDVVAAADPVTVTETPEHPDRGHASATLSLDDPDYWHPDDPVLYDVVVDLVDGTDAVDTYADYFGMRSVDFEGRQLYLNGEPLFIRGALDQGYYPKTLYRPFEDDLFEREIETAKTLGFNLLRKHIKPAHPDWVEAADRLGILVWEEVANPARYTERSKHEVREQARGLVERDYNRPSVIAWSLYNEEWGIGHHHEETYVWDDPGKQETLGHLYEEAKAWDPTRLVCDNSGWAHVATDINDYHRYFASPDRSAEWAADLDHILTHPHENYAAEWTDPHETPIVVSEFGTWGLCDTDRLRDVYDGNPPWFYHPFLVPEEFRGGDLDSHHLHLESGVRRSPAGFDERYADTALPEMFDDFGEAVETWQWREFVSLKDQIEELRRRDEVAGYVVTEWTDLEWEFNGILDYLREEKVFHDRLVEINDALCVTAEPASHVGWAGEPFAFDLSVVNDTGTGGAAAVEWTVRDGETVVASGLEETTLDPFGTTDLGTVSFVPEAGREPTRLTVDLAVDGEAGSATNREHVVVAPRALPTTQDVRLFVGDDALAERLRGARYTVVDDIDAADVAIVTHVGDHVGEFVEHGASALLLPGRDEFHPRTNLFSYHELPPGENWNLASAMYAQNSPLLEDLTGEKRLGWAFEGIFPNAVATDLHRDSDEVHVGYIEGWMANWGSPLAFRRLGDGTACTCTFPLGTQYGDHAVATVLFDRLVADLAAREATAE comes from the coding sequence ATGAGTATCGAACAACGAGAGGCGACAGCGACACAGCGGACGTCACGTTCCCTCGCGGGAAGCTGGACGTTCCGACTCGACCCCGACGACCGGGGGCGCGACGAGTCGTGGACCGCGACCGACGACTGGCGAGACGACGAGTGTCTGTCGGTCGACGTCCCCCACGCGTGGCAAGAGCTCGAATCGTGCCGTGACTACACCGGCGTCGCCTGGTACCGGCGACGCGTGACCGTCGACGACCTCCCCGAGACGCACGTGGCACGCCTCCGGTTCGGCGCCGTCGACTACGAGACGACCGTGTGGGTCAACGGCGTCGAGTGCGGCGGCAATCGGGGTGGGTATCTCCCGTTCGAGGTCGACGTCACCGAGGCGCTCGACCCCGGCGAGAACGTCGTGACGCTCCGGGTCGACGACCCCGAGAACATCGACGAGATTCCCCACGGGAAGCAGGGTGACCCCTGGTACACGCGGGTCAGCGGCGTCTGGCAGGACGTCACCCTCGAGACGCGGCCACAGACACACGTCGACGGCGTCCGCGTGACGCCAGACCTCGACGATGACAGTGCGACGGTCGACGTCGACGTCGTCGGTGTCGAGTCGGTCACAGCCCTCGACGCACGCGTCCACGTCGAGCGTGACGGCGACGTCGTCGCGGCGGCCGACCCGGTCACGGTCACCGAGACACCGGAGCACCCGGACAGGGGGCACGCGAGCGCGACGCTCTCACTCGACGACCCCGACTACTGGCATCCCGACGACCCCGTCCTGTACGACGTCGTCGTCGACCTCGTCGACGGCACCGACGCGGTCGACACGTACGCGGACTACTTCGGGATGCGGTCGGTCGACTTCGAGGGGCGGCAGCTGTATCTGAACGGCGAGCCGCTGTTCATCCGCGGCGCGCTCGACCAGGGCTACTACCCGAAGACGCTGTACCGCCCGTTCGAAGACGACCTCTTCGAGCGCGAGATAGAAACGGCAAAGACGCTCGGCTTCAACCTCCTGCGCAAGCACATCAAGCCGGCGCACCCCGACTGGGTGGAGGCCGCCGACCGCCTCGGCATCCTCGTCTGGGAGGAGGTCGCGAACCCCGCGCGGTACACCGAGCGCTCGAAGCACGAGGTGCGCGAGCAGGCGCGCGGCCTCGTCGAGCGCGACTACAACCGCCCATCGGTCATCGCGTGGAGCCTCTACAACGAGGAGTGGGGCATCGGCCACCACCACGAGGAGACGTACGTCTGGGACGACCCCGGCAAGCAAGAGACGCTCGGGCATCTCTACGAGGAGGCGAAGGCGTGGGACCCGACGCGGCTCGTCTGCGACAACTCCGGCTGGGCGCACGTCGCCACCGACATCAACGACTACCACCGGTACTTCGCGAGCCCGGACCGGTCGGCCGAGTGGGCCGCGGACCTCGACCACATCCTCACGCATCCGCACGAGAACTACGCGGCCGAGTGGACCGACCCCCACGAGACGCCCATCGTCGTCTCGGAGTTCGGGACCTGGGGTCTCTGTGACACCGACCGGCTCCGCGACGTGTACGACGGGAACCCGCCGTGGTTCTACCACCCCTTCCTCGTGCCCGAGGAGTTCCGCGGCGGCGACCTCGACAGCCACCATCTCCACCTCGAATCGGGCGTCCGACGGTCGCCCGCCGGCTTCGACGAGCGGTACGCGGACACCGCACTGCCCGAGATGTTCGACGACTTCGGCGAGGCCGTCGAGACCTGGCAGTGGCGCGAGTTCGTCTCGCTGAAAGACCAGATCGAGGAGCTGCGACGCCGCGACGAGGTTGCGGGCTACGTCGTCACCGAGTGGACCGACCTCGAGTGGGAGTTCAACGGCATCCTCGACTACCTGCGCGAGGAGAAGGTGTTCCACGACCGGCTCGTCGAGATCAACGACGCGCTCTGTGTCACCGCCGAGCCGGCGTCACACGTCGGCTGGGCGGGCGAACCGTTCGCGTTCGACCTCAGCGTCGTGAACGACACCGGCACCGGCGGTGCCGCAGCAGTCGAGTGGACTGTTCGCGACGGCGAGACGGTCGTCGCGAGCGGCCTCGAGGAGACGACGCTCGACCCGTTCGGGACGACCGACCTCGGGACCGTCTCGTTCGTCCCCGAGGCCGGTCGCGAGCCGACGCGGCTCACCGTCGACCTGGCCGTCGACGGCGAGGCCGGCAGTGCGACCAACCGCGAACACGTCGTCGTCGCGCCGCGGGCGCTCCCGACGACGCAGGACGTCCGGCTGTTCGTCGGTGACGACGCGCTGGCCGAGCGCCTCCGCGGTGCCCGGTACACGGTCGTCGACGACATCGACGCCGCGGACGTCGCCATCGTCACCCACGTCGGCGACCACGTCGGCGAGTTCGTCGAACACGGCGCGTCGGCGCTGCTCTTGCCGGGGAGAGACGAGTTCCACCCGCGGACGAACCTCTTCAGCTACCACGAACTCCCGCCGGGCGAGAACTGGAACCTCGCGTCGGCGATGTACGCCCAGAACAGCCCGCTACTCGAGGACCTGACCGGCGAGAAACGTCTCGGCTGGGCCTTCGAGGGTATCTTCCCGAACGCCGTCGCGACGGACCTCCACCGCGACTCCGACGAGGTCCACGTCGGCTACATCGAGGGCTGGATGGCCAACTGGGGCTCGCCGCTCGCCTTCCGCCGACTCGGCGACGGGACGGCGTGTACCTGTACGTTCCCGCTCGGCACCCAGTACGGCGACCACGCGGTCGCGACGGTGCTGTTCGACCGCCTCGTCGCCGACCTCGCCGCGCGGGAAGCCACCGCAGAGTGA
- a CDS encoding ABC transporter substrate-binding protein, protein MARKQSDSSTGRRTFIKAAGAAGIAGLAGCTGGGGSGSGGGNGSSAGSSGSGTTTLQFWTLFAGGDGEAMKAMVDQFNAEHDSIQVERQRQPFAEYYDKLFTAMTGGNAPDLAVFHTTELQRFVQAMQPLGDLLSDGAGDAYVSSIWDQTQYEGSRVALPLDTHPNGLYYNKDIFEEAGLDPESPPTSFAELQEAANAVESETDYLAFSPDPYNRFQVRQYIAWLRGRGGSFLSDDKTSAEFGGSDGVALGEFYGNVTGDWGWDQADATENRGTKAFRSGDMAMTINGTWYFGVLQQQDFDWGMAKPFVGPGQETDLTWANSHTLGVPAGTDKAQAAAEVAEWLTQNSLTWGTDAGHLPASSSVLQSDELQSATVWEKTLSTYNEMAQNGSLAYMPSTENNQDYQRPVNKAIQQIYSGQAAAADAIPTAAEQVTSNLQG, encoded by the coding sequence ATGGCTCGCAAGCAGAGCGACTCTTCGACGGGTAGACGCACGTTCATCAAGGCGGCGGGTGCAGCGGGCATCGCTGGACTCGCAGGGTGTACCGGTGGTGGCGGCTCCGGGAGCGGCGGTGGGAACGGCAGCTCCGCCGGGAGTTCCGGCTCCGGAACGACCACCCTCCAGTTCTGGACGCTGTTCGCCGGTGGTGACGGCGAGGCGATGAAGGCGATGGTGGACCAGTTCAACGCCGAACACGACTCGATTCAGGTCGAACGGCAGCGCCAGCCGTTCGCCGAGTACTACGACAAGCTGTTCACCGCGATGACAGGCGGGAACGCCCCCGACCTCGCCGTGTTCCACACGACCGAACTGCAGCGGTTCGTCCAGGCGATGCAGCCGCTGGGGGACCTGCTCTCGGACGGTGCGGGTGACGCGTACGTCTCCTCGATCTGGGACCAGACGCAGTACGAGGGCTCGCGCGTCGCCCTCCCGCTCGACACGCACCCGAACGGCCTCTACTACAACAAGGACATCTTCGAGGAGGCCGGCCTCGACCCCGAGAGCCCGCCGACCTCGTTCGCGGAACTGCAGGAGGCGGCGAACGCCGTCGAGTCCGAGACGGACTACCTGGCGTTCAGCCCGGACCCCTACAACCGATTCCAGGTCCGCCAGTACATCGCGTGGCTCCGCGGTCGCGGCGGCTCGTTCCTCTCGGACGACAAGACGAGCGCCGAGTTCGGCGGCTCCGACGGCGTCGCCCTCGGTGAGTTCTACGGCAACGTCACCGGGGACTGGGGGTGGGACCAGGCCGACGCGACGGAGAACCGCGGCACCAAGGCGTTCCGGTCGGGCGACATGGCGATGACCATCAACGGCACCTGGTACTTCGGCGTCCTCCAGCAGCAGGACTTCGACTGGGGGATGGCCAAGCCGTTCGTCGGTCCCGGGCAGGAGACCGACCTCACGTGGGCCAACAGCCACACGCTCGGCGTCCCCGCCGGGACGGACAAGGCACAGGCGGCCGCCGAGGTCGCCGAGTGGCTCACGCAGAACAGCCTCACCTGGGGGACGGACGCCGGGCACTTGCCCGCGTCGTCATCGGTCCTGCAGTCCGACGAACTCCAGTCGGCGACGGTCTGGGAGAAGACTCTCTCGACGTACAACGAGATGGCACAGAACGGCTCGCTCGCCTACATGCCGAGTACGGAGAACAACCAGGACTACCAGCGGCCGGTCAACAAGGCAATCCAGCAGATCTACTCCGGACAGGCGGCGGCCGCCGACGCCATCCCGACCGCCGCGGAGCAGGTCACGAGCAACCTCCAGGGATGA
- a CDS encoding IclR family transcriptional regulator domain-containing protein, protein MAGTQEDEAGRTVKTARTTFRVLDEVTARERAGVTELASALELSKSAVHRHLATLVAEGLVEKHDGAYRRSLRETEGANVAFAVVEALKELDRATPAQIASTVGRSEATVSHYLSWLEEKGYITKQGDVYKNGLKFLDIGERVKYETGIFDIAAEQVDELASESGELALLSVLEHGQNVLLYKSSGADAIHTAHEIGLREPLHCSGLGKAILSELPRDRVERIVDEHGLPAFTEHTITDRATLFEDLDRTQERGYAIDDQEAKPGIRCIAAPVVMGDRELYGAVSVTAPQSRMKGDRFEQSLPELVTGAANVIEVNSIYL, encoded by the coding sequence ATGGCAGGGACACAGGAGGACGAGGCGGGACGGACGGTGAAGACAGCGCGGACGACGTTCCGGGTGCTGGACGAGGTGACCGCCCGTGAACGGGCGGGCGTCACCGAACTCGCATCGGCGCTGGAGCTGTCGAAGAGCGCCGTCCACCGTCACCTCGCGACGCTGGTCGCAGAGGGGCTCGTCGAGAAGCACGATGGCGCGTACCGACGCTCGCTCCGCGAGACGGAGGGCGCCAACGTGGCGTTCGCCGTCGTGGAGGCGCTGAAGGAACTCGACAGGGCGACGCCCGCTCAGATCGCGTCGACCGTCGGTCGCTCCGAGGCGACCGTCTCACACTACCTCTCGTGGCTCGAGGAGAAGGGCTACATCACGAAGCAGGGGGACGTCTACAAGAACGGGCTGAAGTTCCTCGACATCGGCGAACGGGTGAAGTACGAGACCGGTATCTTCGACATCGCGGCCGAACAGGTCGACGAACTCGCCAGCGAGAGCGGTGAACTCGCCCTCTTGAGCGTGCTCGAACACGGACAGAACGTCCTGTTGTACAAGTCGAGCGGGGCCGACGCGATTCACACCGCCCACGAAATCGGTCTGCGGGAGCCACTGCACTGTAGCGGCCTCGGGAAGGCCATCCTCTCGGAACTCCCACGTGACCGTGTCGAACGCATCGTCGACGAACACGGACTCCCCGCGTTCACCGAACACACGATCACCGACAGAGCGACGCTGTTCGAAGACCTCGACCGCACACAGGAGCGGGGGTACGCGATCGACGACCAGGAGGCGAAACCGGGCATCCGGTGTATCGCGGCCCCGGTCGTCATGGGTGACCGTGAACTGTACGGCGCCGTCAGCGTCACTGCACCGCAGAGTCGGATGAAGGGTGACCGCTTCGAGCAGTCGCTCCCGGAGCTCGTGACAGGGGCAGCGAACGTCATCGAAGTGAACTCGATCTACCTCTAG
- a CDS encoding ABC transporter ATP-binding protein, which translates to MSGVTFRDVKKTYGDVLAVENVDLQIRDGEFVSVLGPSGSGKSTVLRMVAGLESISDGEISIGDRVINDVHPRDRGIAMVFQNYALYPHMTVKENMSYGLRLTTDLSEDEISSRVTEAARMLEIEGHLEKKPANLSGGQQQRVATGRAIVREPDVFLMDEPLSNLDAKLKMHMRTELQRIQEELDTTTIYVTHDQEEAMTMSDRIVIIANGTIQQVGTPDEIYNHPANLFVADFIGSPAMNLFDVRIDGTTLVGEGFEYELSEELARTARAGGSDLVLGIRPEDIRIATEAGPNTVETQVEVVEPVGSDNYVYVTLAGQDCTVRAAADVRPASGDRVLLTFDESAIHLFDAETETNVHEADTAVVEQPA; encoded by the coding sequence ATGAGCGGAGTCACATTCAGAGATGTCAAGAAGACCTACGGCGACGTCCTCGCCGTCGAGAACGTCGACCTGCAGATCCGAGACGGGGAGTTCGTCTCGGTGCTCGGTCCCTCGGGGTCGGGGAAGTCCACCGTGCTTCGGATGGTCGCGGGGCTCGAGAGCATCAGTGACGGTGAGATCTCCATCGGTGACCGCGTCATCAACGACGTCCACCCACGAGACCGCGGCATCGCGATGGTGTTCCAGAACTACGCGCTGTACCCTCACATGACCGTCAAGGAGAACATGTCCTACGGGCTTCGCCTGACGACGGACCTCTCCGAGGACGAGATCAGCAGCCGGGTCACGGAGGCTGCGCGGATGCTCGAGATCGAGGGCCACCTGGAGAAGAAGCCGGCGAACCTCTCGGGGGGACAGCAGCAGCGTGTCGCGACGGGCCGAGCCATCGTCCGCGAGCCCGACGTGTTCTTGATGGACGAGCCGCTGTCGAACCTCGACGCGAAGCTGAAGATGCACATGCGCACCGAACTCCAGCGCATCCAGGAGGAACTCGACACGACGACCATCTACGTCACCCACGACCAAGAGGAGGCGATGACGATGTCGGACCGAATCGTCATCATCGCCAACGGGACGATTCAGCAGGTCGGCACGCCCGACGAGATCTACAACCACCCCGCGAACCTGTTCGTCGCCGACTTCATCGGCAGCCCGGCGATGAACCTGTTCGACGTCCGAATCGACGGGACGACGCTCGTCGGCGAGGGGTTCGAGTACGAACTCTCCGAAGAACTCGCGCGGACGGCGCGAGCGGGCGGGAGCGACCTCGTCCTCGGCATCCGGCCCGAGGACATCCGCATCGCCACGGAGGCCGGCCCGAACACCGTCGAGACACAGGTCGAAGTCGTCGAACCGGTGGGCTCGGACAACTACGTCTACGTCACCCTCGCCGGGCAGGACTGTACCGTCCGTGCGGCCGCCGACGTGCGGCCGGCGTCGGGTGACCGCGTCCTCTTGACGTTCGACGAGTCGGCCATCCACCTCTTCGACGCCGAGACGGAGACGAACGTCCACGAGGCGGACACGGCCGTCGTCGAACAGCCCGCCTGA
- a CDS encoding carbohydrate ABC transporter permease: MATEDRLSLGSRLQSIDLSDAETRDGILFALPYLALFSVFLLYPLVKGFYMSLFDWNAFAPAQSEFILLENYTRMLSDPAFWKSVRATVVFVVLTVPTLVVLGLALALGVNRDVKGKRLLRTVFFSPYVLTVSVVSLIWAELYAPQYGAINYYVGYLIESPPSWLNSFTWAMPAIAIATIWWTVGFNFVILLAARQSVPERLYEAAKIDGASSWRAFKDITVPQMRSAIVFVTTVQFIWSFQVFGQAYIMTNGGPGESTQTLVMYLFRMAFNEGQFGYAAAVGYFLFFVLVAVSLGNYYFVSGGDTA; encoded by the coding sequence ATGGCAACTGAAGACCGTCTGTCGTTGGGCAGCAGGCTCCAGTCGATAGACCTCAGTGACGCCGAGACGCGCGACGGGATCCTGTTCGCGCTGCCGTACCTCGCGCTGTTCTCGGTGTTCTTGCTCTATCCGCTCGTGAAGGGCTTCTACATGAGCCTCTTCGACTGGAACGCGTTCGCCCCCGCCCAATCGGAGTTCATCCTCCTCGAGAACTACACGCGGATGCTGAGCGACCCGGCCTTCTGGAAGTCGGTCAGGGCCACCGTCGTGTTCGTCGTCCTGACCGTGCCGACGCTCGTCGTCCTCGGGCTGGCGCTGGCGCTTGGCGTCAACCGCGACGTCAAGGGCAAACGGCTCCTCCGGACCGTCTTCTTCAGCCCGTACGTGCTGACCGTCTCGGTCGTCTCGCTCATCTGGGCGGAGCTGTACGCCCCCCAGTACGGCGCGATCAACTACTACGTCGGCTACCTCATCGAGAGCCCGCCGTCGTGGCTGAACTCGTTCACCTGGGCGATGCCCGCGATCGCGATTGCGACTATCTGGTGGACGGTCGGGTTCAATTTCGTCATCCTGCTCGCGGCCCGCCAGAGCGTGCCGGAGCGCCTGTACGAGGCGGCGAAGATCGACGGCGCGAGCTCCTGGCGCGCGTTCAAAGACATCACGGTCCCGCAGATGCGGTCGGCCATCGTCTTCGTCACCACCGTCCAGTTCATCTGGTCGTTCCAGGTGTTCGGCCAGGCGTACATCATGACCAACGGTGGCCCGGGTGAATCCACCCAGACGCTCGTGATGTACCTCTTCCGGATGGCGTTCAACGAGGGGCAGTTCGGCTACGCGGCCGCTGTCGGCTACTTCCTGTTCTTCGTCCTGGTGGCGGTGTCGCTGGGGAACTACTACTTCGTCAGCGGAGGTGACACCGCATGA
- a CDS encoding glycerol dehydrogenase: MKRSFVSPPRYLQGPGALDELGRHVNDLGGRALLVTDDVVVDVVGADVDRSFSAAGTAYHTALFGGECTEDEIARLTEVARSEETDVVVGMGGGKVIDVAKGIRGQTGGGLVTVPTVASTDAPTSGLSVVYTDDGHIAGGLVHRERPDLVLVDTAVIASAPRRWFVSGVGDALATRFEAEATMKSGGQTFAGGRPSQAGVALAERCYDVLRTHAPAAVDAAGDGTVTEALEETVEAIVLLSGLGFENGGLAAAHAVHDGIVAATETTATHGEKVCLGLLTQLVLERRPDETVREVARFAHDLGLPVTLADVGVAAGRVEAVAEGAFGDESSIHNQPGDPTPSAVVDALYAADELGRSLE, from the coding sequence ATGAAACGCTCGTTCGTCTCTCCGCCGCGGTATCTCCAGGGGCCCGGTGCACTCGACGAACTGGGCCGCCACGTGAACGACCTCGGGGGGCGTGCGCTTCTCGTCACCGACGACGTCGTCGTGGACGTCGTCGGCGCGGACGTCGACCGGTCGTTCTCGGCCGCAGGCACAGCGTATCACACCGCCCTGTTCGGCGGTGAGTGCACCGAGGACGAGATCGCTCGGCTCACCGAGGTGGCCCGCTCCGAGGAGACTGACGTGGTCGTCGGGATGGGCGGGGGGAAGGTCATCGACGTCGCGAAGGGGATTCGCGGACAGACTGGCGGAGGGCTCGTCACGGTCCCGACGGTCGCTTCGACGGACGCCCCGACGAGTGGGCTCTCGGTGGTGTACACCGACGACGGTCACATCGCTGGCGGACTCGTCCACCGCGAGCGTCCGGACCTCGTGCTCGTCGACACCGCCGTCATCGCTTCCGCGCCGCGTCGCTGGTTCGTGTCGGGCGTCGGCGACGCGCTCGCGACGCGCTTCGAGGCCGAAGCGACGATGAAAAGCGGCGGCCAGACGTTCGCGGGTGGACGACCCTCACAGGCGGGCGTGGCGTTGGCCGAGCGGTGTTACGATGTCCTCCGCACACACGCGCCCGCGGCCGTGGACGCCGCGGGCGACGGCACCGTGACGGAGGCGCTCGAGGAGACCGTCGAAGCGATCGTCCTCCTCTCCGGGCTGGGTTTCGAGAACGGCGGGCTCGCGGCTGCACACGCCGTCCACGACGGAATCGTCGCGGCGACGGAGACGACGGCCACCCACGGCGAGAAGGTCTGTCTCGGCCTGCTCACACAACTCGTCCTCGAAAGACGCCCGGACGAAACGGTCCGGGAGGTCGCCCGCTTCGCTCACGACCTCGGCCTGCCCGTGACGCTCGCCGACGTCGGTGTCGCTGCGGGTCGCGTCGAGGCCGTCGCCGAGGGGGCGTTCGGCGACGAGAGTTCGATTCACAACCAACCGGGCGACCCGACACCGTCGGCTGTGGTCGACGCGCTGTACGCGGCCGACGAACTCGGTCGGTCCCTCGAGTGA